The following coding sequences are from one Microtus ochrogaster isolate Prairie Vole_2 chromosome 14 unlocalized genomic scaffold, MicOch1.0 chr14_random_1, whole genome shotgun sequence window:
- the Ckmt1a gene encoding creatine kinase U-type, mitochondrial, with protein sequence MAGPFSRLLSARPGLRLLALAGAGSLAAGILLRPESVRAASERRLYPPSAEYPDLRKHNNCMASHLTPAVYARLCDKTTPTGWTLDQCIQTGVDNPGHPFIKTVGMVAGDEESYEVFAELFDPVIQERHNGYDPRTMKHTTDLDASKIRSGYFDERYVLSSRVRTGRSIRGLSLPPACTRAERREVERVVVDALSGLKGDLAGRYYRLSEMTEAEQQQLIDDHFLFDKPVSPLLTAAGMARDWPDARGIWHNNEKSFLIWVNEEDHTRVISMEKGGNMKRVFERFCRGLKEVERLIQERGWEFMWNERLGYILTCPSNLGTGLRAGVHIKLPLLSKDNRFPKILENLRLQKRGTGGVDTAATGSVFDISNLDRLGKSEVELVQLVIDGVNYLIDCERRLERGQDIRIPAPLVHGKH encoded by the exons ATGGCTGGTCCCTTCTCCCGTCTGCTGTCTGCCCGCCCCGGACTTAGACTTCTGGCTTTGGCTGGAGCTGGGTCTCTCGCCGCTGGGATTCTGCTCCGCCCGGAATCTGTACGAGCCGCCAGTGAACGGAGACTGTATCCCCCAAG CGCTGAGTACCCAGACCTCCGAAAGCACAACAACTGCATGGCCAGTCACCTGACCCCAGCAGTCTATGCACGGCTCTGcgacaagaccacacccactggTTGGACTCTAGATCAGTGCATCCAGACTGGCGTGGACAACCCTGGCCACCCCTTCATCAAGACTgtgggcatggtggctggagATGAGGAGTCCTACGAG GTATTTGCTGAACTCTTTGACCCTGTGATCCAGGAGAGACACAACGGATATGACCCCCGAACAATGAAGCACACCACTGACCTTGATGCCAGTAAA ATCCGTTCCGGCTACTTTGACGAGAGGTATGTATTGTCCTCAAGAGTCAGAACTGGCCGAAGCATCAGGGGACTCAGTCTGCCTCCAGCCTGCACGCGGGCAGAGCGACGAGAGGTAGAACGTGTGGTGGTGGACGCACTGAGCGGTCTGAAGGGTGACCTGGCTGGACGATACTATCGGCTCAGTGAGATGACGGAGGCTGAGCAGCAACAGCTTATAGAC GACCATTTTCTGTTTGATAAGCCTGTGTCCCCATTGTTGACCGCAGCAGGAATGGCTAGAGACTGGCCAGATGCCCGGGGAATCTG GCACAACAATGAGAAGAGTTTCTTGATCTGGGTGAACGAGGAGGACCACACACGGGTCATCTCTATGGAGAAAGGAGGCAACATGAAGAGAGTGTTTGAAAGATTCTGCCGGGGCCTCAAAGAG GTGGAGAGGCTGATCCAGGAACGAGGCTGGGAGTTCATGTGGAATGAACGTTTGGGATACATCCTGACCTGTCCATCTAACCTGGGCACTGGACTTCGGGCAGGAGTGCACATCAAACTGCCCCTGCTAAGCAAA GATAACCGTTTCCCAAAGATCTTGGAGAACTTAAGACTCCAAAAGCGCGGAACAGGAGGCGTGGACACTGCTGCCACAGGCAGTGTCTTTGACATCTCTAATCTGGACCGACTTGGCAAGTCAGAG GTGGAGCTGGTGCAGCTGGTCATCGACGGAGTGAACTATTTGATTGACTGTGAACGGCGTCTGGAGAGAGGACAGGATATTCGGATCCCCGCACCTCTTGTCCATGGCAAACATTAA